Proteins co-encoded in one Streptococcus ruminicola genomic window:
- a CDS encoding 2-hydroxycarboxylate transporter family protein → MKKLKDIKIAGLSLPLYTALVIILAVVIAMGKLPLNMVGITFMLVVLGHLFYFLGERLPFWNTYLGGGSVFTLLLAAVLAATGLVPKSVVEATSTFMSDWGFLDFYIAALICGSILGMNRKLLVKASAKFIPVALLSMVVGFFATGAVGALLGQGFGHSVMYISFAQMAGGMGAGIVPLSKIYAAGLHTDASNVLSQLAPATTLGNIFAIIGAIVIARGFAKTKFNGHGVLIPVDKDDLKKSTAPLDPTKVGVGMMLAFALFLVGVILNVLVPKVHSYAFMIIIVFILKALDIVPKELEEAVVMFNRVVMVNLTHAVLAGIGLAMIDLSSLAQAMTWQFVLISLTSVVSMGLASWILGQVLGMYPVETAIGAGMINNSMGGTGNIAVLSAADRMEMIAFAQMANRLGGAIVLILGGILIQFLH, encoded by the coding sequence ATGAAAAAATTAAAAGATATTAAAATTGCAGGTCTTTCTCTACCGCTTTATACGGCTCTGGTTATCATTTTAGCTGTTGTTATTGCTATGGGAAAATTACCACTGAACATGGTGGGAATTACCTTTATGTTAGTTGTTTTAGGTCACCTCTTTTATTTCCTTGGTGAGAGATTGCCGTTTTGGAATACTTACCTTGGTGGTGGCTCAGTATTTACTCTTCTTTTAGCAGCGGTGCTTGCCGCAACAGGTCTCGTGCCAAAATCTGTTGTTGAAGCAACATCGACTTTTATGAGTGATTGGGGCTTTCTAGATTTTTACATCGCTGCCCTTATCTGCGGTTCAATTTTGGGAATGAATCGTAAACTTTTGGTGAAAGCCTCTGCTAAGTTCATTCCTGTTGCTCTTTTATCAATGGTTGTCGGATTCTTTGCAACAGGTGCTGTCGGAGCTCTTCTTGGTCAGGGCTTTGGACATTCTGTCATGTATATCTCCTTTGCGCAAATGGCAGGTGGTATGGGAGCAGGGATTGTTCCTTTATCAAAAATCTACGCAGCAGGACTTCACACAGATGCCTCAAACGTCTTGTCACAATTAGCTCCAGCTACAACACTTGGTAACATTTTTGCCATTATTGGAGCTATCGTGATTGCGCGTGGCTTTGCTAAAACAAAATTCAACGGACACGGTGTGCTTATCCCTGTGGATAAAGATGATTTGAAAAAATCAACTGCACCACTTGACCCAACTAAGGTTGGTGTCGGAATGATGCTTGCTTTTGCCCTTTTCCTTGTTGGTGTCATTTTAAATGTCCTTGTACCAAAAGTGCATAGCTATGCCTTTATGATTATCATTGTCTTTATTCTAAAAGCTCTTGATATCGTGCCTAAAGAGTTAGAAGAAGCAGTTGTCATGTTTAACCGTGTTGTTATGGTGAATTTGACACATGCCGTTCTTGCAGGTATCGGACTTGCTATGATTGACTTGTCATCACTTGCACAAGCCATGACATGGCAATTTGTCCTTATCAGCTTAACATCAGTGGTATCAATGGGACTTGCTAGCTGGATTTTAGGTCAAGTGCTTGGCATGTATCCAGTTGAGACAGCTATCGGAGCTGGTATGATTAACAATTCAATGGGTGGTACTGGTAACATCGCTGTGCTTTCTGCGGCAGATCGCATGGAAATGATTGCCTTTGCCCAAATGGCAAACCGACTTGGCGGTGCAATCGTCCTCATCCTTGGAGGAATCCTAATCCAATTTTTACATTAA
- a CDS encoding malolactic enzyme translates to MRGHEILNNPFLNKGTAFTMEERKELGLLGILPPYVQTIEEQAEQAYQHFLRKPSNLEKRHFLMEIFNTNRTLFYYLFNQHIVEFNPIVYDPVIAETIEEYSELYVDPQYAAYLDINHPENIEETLRNAAGDRDIRLIVVTDAEGILGIGDWGVQGVDISVGKLMIYTAAAGIDPASVMPLVIDAGTNRKELLENPMYLGNRHERVTGDQYYEFIDKFVQTAENMFPKLYLHWEDFGRSNAANILNKYKKEIPTFNDDIQGTGIVVLGGIFGAMDITGEKLTDQVYLCYGGGSAGAGIADRVHAEMVSEGLTPEEAYKHFFMIDKQGLLFDDMEDLTPAQKPFAKKREDFADCGDMTSLLNVIKTVKPTILVGTSTDAGAFTKEVVEAMCENTERPVIFPISNPTKKLEATAEQVIEWSDGKAFVATGVPSGTVSYKGVDYQIGQANNALIYPGLGLGMLASEASLLTDEMIGAAAHSLSGLVDPGQPGAPVLPPFQYVAEVSIKVAEAVAKKAQEQGLAQAEEKDMAKAVRDLKWYPKY, encoded by the coding sequence ATGCGTGGACATGAAATTTTAAATAACCCGTTTTTAAATAAAGGGACTGCCTTTACTATGGAAGAACGTAAAGAACTTGGCTTGCTAGGAATTTTGCCACCTTACGTTCAAACAATTGAAGAACAAGCTGAACAAGCTTACCAACACTTCTTGCGTAAACCATCAAATCTTGAAAAACGTCATTTCTTGATGGAAATCTTCAACACTAACCGTACACTTTTCTACTACCTATTCAACCAACACATCGTTGAATTTAACCCAATTGTGTACGATCCAGTTATCGCTGAAACAATCGAAGAATACAGTGAATTGTACGTTGACCCACAATACGCTGCATACCTTGATATTAACCACCCAGAAAACATTGAAGAAACTTTGCGCAATGCTGCTGGTGACCGCGACATCCGTTTGATCGTTGTAACAGATGCTGAAGGTATCCTTGGTATCGGTGACTGGGGTGTTCAAGGTGTTGACATCTCTGTTGGTAAATTGATGATCTACACTGCAGCTGCTGGTATCGACCCTGCTTCAGTTATGCCACTTGTTATCGACGCTGGTACAAACCGTAAAGAACTTTTGGAAAACCCAATGTATCTTGGTAACCGCCACGAACGTGTAACTGGTGATCAATACTACGAATTTATCGACAAATTTGTTCAAACAGCTGAAAACATGTTCCCTAAATTGTACCTTCACTGGGAAGATTTCGGTCGTTCAAATGCTGCGAACATTCTTAACAAATACAAAAAAGAAATTCCAACATTTAACGATGACATCCAAGGTACTGGTATCGTAGTTCTTGGTGGTATCTTCGGTGCTATGGACATCACTGGTGAAAAACTAACTGACCAAGTTTACCTATGCTACGGTGGTGGTTCTGCTGGTGCTGGTATTGCTGACCGCGTTCACGCTGAAATGGTTTCAGAAGGTTTGACTCCAGAAGAAGCTTACAAACACTTCTTCATGATTGACAAACAAGGTCTTCTTTTTGATGACATGGAAGATTTGACACCTGCTCAAAAACCATTTGCTAAAAAACGTGAAGACTTCGCTGATTGCGGTGATATGACTAGCCTTCTTAACGTTATTAAAACAGTTAAACCAACAATCTTGGTTGGTACATCAACTGATGCTGGTGCCTTCACTAAAGAAGTTGTTGAAGCAATGTGTGAAAACACTGAACGCCCAGTTATCTTCCCAATTTCAAACCCAACTAAGAAATTAGAAGCAACTGCTGAGCAAGTTATCGAATGGTCAGACGGTAAAGCCTTCGTTGCTACTGGTGTGCCTTCAGGTACAGTAAGCTACAAAGGTGTTGATTACCAAATCGGACAAGCTAACAACGCTTTAATCTACCCAGGTCTTGGTCTTGGTATGTTGGCATCTGAAGCTTCACTTCTTACAGACGAAATGATTGGTGCGGCTGCTCACTCACTTAGCGGTCTTGTAGATCCAGGTCAACCAGGTGCACCTGTTCTTCCACCATTCCAATACGTTGCTGAAGTTTCTATCAAAGTTGCAGAAGCAGTTGCTAAAAAAGCTCAAGAACAAGGTTTGGCTCAAGCTGAAGAAAAAGATATGGCTAAAGCTGTTCGCGACCTTAAATGGTATCCAAAATATTAA